The proteins below are encoded in one region of Tolumonas auensis DSM 9187:
- a CDS encoding NADH:ubiquinone reductase (Na(+)-transporting) subunit B, which yields MSLKHLLEKFEPQFLPGGRFERWFPLYEAAATIFYTPGTVTGKSSHIRDNVDLKRIMIMVWFAVFPAMFWGMYNIGNQTILALGEQSAASLAQLIDGNWHYWLTSLLGGSLQADAGICSKILLGASYFLPIYLTVFAIGGFWEVLFCIVRRHEINEGFFVTSILFALIVPPTLPLWQAALGISFGVVVAKELFGGTGKNFMNPALAGRAFLFFAYPAQISGDKVWVPVDGYSGATSLSQWMTGGQHALINNSTGQPIHWIDAFLGNLPGSIGEVSTLMILLGMAVIVYMGIASWRIIAGVMLGMVATATLFNVIGSETNHMFSMPWHWHLVLGGFAFGMAFMATDPVSASFTDPGKWWYGALIGVMVILIRVVNPAFPEGMMLAILFANLFAPLFDYFVAQANIKRRIARG from the coding sequence ATGAGCCTTAAGCATCTGCTCGAAAAATTCGAGCCACAATTTTTGCCCGGCGGGCGTTTTGAGCGCTGGTTTCCGCTTTATGAAGCGGCCGCGACTATTTTCTATACCCCCGGCACGGTCACCGGCAAATCATCACATATTCGTGACAACGTTGATCTGAAACGCATCATGATCATGGTCTGGTTTGCGGTATTTCCGGCTATGTTCTGGGGCATGTATAACATTGGGAATCAGACCATCCTGGCGCTGGGTGAGCAAAGTGCCGCCTCACTGGCCCAGCTGATCGACGGTAACTGGCACTATTGGCTGACATCACTGCTGGGCGGTTCCCTGCAGGCCGATGCCGGTATCTGCAGCAAAATACTGCTGGGTGCCAGTTATTTTCTGCCGATTTACCTCACCGTGTTTGCCATCGGCGGGTTCTGGGAAGTGCTGTTCTGTATCGTGCGCAGACACGAAATCAATGAAGGCTTCTTTGTCACCTCCATCCTGTTCGCGCTGATTGTACCGCCGACACTGCCTCTCTGGCAGGCAGCGCTGGGCATCTCATTCGGGGTGGTGGTAGCAAAAGAGCTGTTCGGTGGCACCGGTAAAAACTTCATGAACCCGGCACTGGCCGGCCGGGCCTTCCTGTTTTTTGCCTATCCGGCACAGATTTCCGGAGACAAAGTATGGGTACCGGTTGACGGTTATTCCGGCGCTACCTCACTCAGTCAGTGGATGACCGGGGGTCAGCACGCACTGATTAACAACAGTACCGGACAACCGATTCACTGGATAGATGCGTTCCTTGGCAATCTTCCCGGCTCCATCGGTGAAGTATCCACCCTGATGATCCTGCTCGGTATGGCCGTCATCGTTTACATGGGCATTGCTTCCTGGCGCATTATTGCCGGCGTGATGCTCGGGATGGTGGCAACCGCAACCCTGTTTAATGTCATCGGTTCCGAGACCAACCACATGTTCTCCATGCCCTGGCACTGGCATCTGGTACTGGGCGGTTTTGCGTTCGGGATGGCCTTCATGGCAACCGATCCGGTATCCGCCTCGTTTACCGATCCCGGGAAATGGTGGTATGGCGCACTGATCGGCGTCATGGTGATTTTGATCCGGGTCGTCAATCCGGCCTTCCCGGAAGGCATGATGCTGGCGATCCTGTTCGCCAACCTGTTTGCGCCATTATTCGATTATTTTGTCGCCCAAGCCAATATCAAGCGGAGGATCGCCCGTGGCTAA
- a CDS encoding Na(+)-translocating NADH-quinone reductase subunit C has product MANQHDSIGRTFAVVGGLCLICSILVAGSAVGLRPWQEAAKARDRQANILSVAQLPQENIRQTYQQRIKAELIDLTTGEFVAGNADTYDMVRAAKDPARSIAIPADSDVAGIRRRAKLAPVYFVKNEQGQTETLILPVYGQGLWSTMYGFIALQPDGNTVKGITFYDHGETPGLGSEIQNPRWQALWPGKQFYNANGQFELKIIKGHADLSERHKVDGLSGSTLTSNGVEHLFAYWMGQHGYGTFLSKLRSGELQHD; this is encoded by the coding sequence GTGGCTAATCAACACGACTCCATTGGCAGAACTTTTGCGGTGGTCGGCGGACTCTGTCTGATCTGCTCCATTCTGGTAGCCGGCTCCGCCGTAGGTCTGCGTCCCTGGCAGGAGGCAGCCAAAGCCCGTGACCGTCAGGCCAATATTCTGAGCGTGGCGCAGCTGCCACAGGAAAATATTCGCCAGACCTATCAGCAACGCATTAAGGCTGAGCTGATCGATTTAACCACCGGTGAATTTGTGGCCGGCAATGCAGATACCTATGACATGGTCCGCGCCGCAAAAGATCCGGCCCGCAGTATTGCCATTCCGGCAGACAGCGATGTCGCCGGGATCCGTCGCCGTGCAAAACTGGCACCGGTGTACTTTGTCAAAAATGAACAGGGACAAACTGAAACCCTGATATTACCGGTTTACGGACAGGGCTTATGGTCAACCATGTACGGTTTTATCGCCCTGCAACCTGACGGCAATACGGTTAAAGGCATCACCTTTTATGATCATGGCGAAACCCCCGGTCTGGGCAGTGAAATCCAGAATCCACGCTGGCAGGCACTGTGGCCGGGCAAGCAGTTTTATAACGCTAACGGACAATTTGAGCTGAAGATCATCAAGGGCCACGCGGACCTGTCGGAACGGCATAAGGTAGATGGTCTCTCCGGCTCCACGCTGACCAGTAACGGTGTTGAACACCTGTTTGCATACTGGATGGGACAGCATGGGTATGGCACTTTCCTGAGCAAACTGCGTAGCGGAGAATTACAACATGACTGA
- a CDS encoding NADH:ubiquinone reductase (Na(+)-transporting) subunit D: protein MTDHNEAKKVLLSPFISNNPIMLQVLGICSALAVTSKMETAFVMALAVTVVTGFSNLFISLIRHIIPNSVRIIVQMTIIASLVIVVDQLLKAFSYELSKQLSVFVGLIITNCIVMGRAEAYAMKSPPWLSFLDGIGNGLGYGFILLLVGTIREVIGSGSWFGITLFETVNNGGWYIPNGMLLMPPSAFFLIGLFIWVLRTLRPEQQEPTEHGHKE from the coding sequence ATGACTGATCATAACGAAGCAAAAAAGGTGCTGCTCAGCCCGTTTATCAGCAATAACCCGATCATGCTGCAGGTTCTGGGGATTTGTTCTGCCCTGGCCGTTACCAGCAAAATGGAAACGGCGTTTGTCATGGCGCTGGCAGTCACCGTCGTCACCGGGTTTTCGAACCTGTTTATCTCGCTGATCCGCCATATTATTCCCAACAGTGTGCGCATCATCGTGCAAATGACCATCATCGCCTCACTGGTGATCGTGGTTGACCAGCTGCTGAAAGCGTTCTCCTATGAGTTATCCAAACAGCTGTCTGTGTTTGTGGGTCTGATCATCACCAACTGTATCGTCATGGGGCGGGCGGAAGCTTATGCGATGAAAAGTCCGCCGTGGCTGTCATTCCTGGATGGCATCGGCAACGGTCTGGGTTATGGTTTTATTCTGCTGCTCGTGGGTACCATCCGTGAAGTCATCGGTTCCGGCAGCTGGTTCGGTATCACGCTGTTTGAAACCGTCAACAATGGCGGATGGTACATTCCGAACGGTATGTTACTGATGCCGCCAAGCGCCTTCTTCCTCATTGGTTTGTTTATCTGGGTTCTGCGGACGTTACGTCCGGAACAACAGGAACCGACTGAACATGGCCACAAGGAGTAA
- the nqrE gene encoding NADH:ubiquinone reductase (Na(+)-transporting) subunit E produces the protein MEHYLSLFVKSIFIENLALSFFLGMCTFLAVSKKVKTAMGLGIAVVVVQAIAVPANNLVFTYVLKENALVQGMDLTFLGFITYIGVIAALVQILEMFLDRYVPSLYSALGIFLPLITVNCAIFGGVSFMVQREYNFPESVVYGVGSGISWALAIVLMAAIREKMKYSDVPPGLRGLGITFITAGLMALGFMSFSGISL, from the coding sequence ATGGAACACTATCTGAGTCTGTTTGTTAAATCGATTTTCATTGAAAACCTGGCGCTCTCATTCTTTCTGGGGATGTGTACCTTTCTGGCAGTATCCAAAAAGGTAAAGACCGCGATGGGTCTCGGTATTGCCGTGGTTGTGGTGCAGGCTATCGCCGTACCGGCCAACAATCTGGTGTTTACCTATGTACTGAAAGAAAATGCGCTGGTGCAGGGCATGGATCTCACCTTTCTGGGATTCATCACCTATATCGGCGTTATCGCGGCATTAGTACAAATTCTGGAAATGTTTCTTGATCGCTATGTGCCGTCACTTTACAGCGCGCTCGGGATCTTTCTGCCACTGATCACGGTGAACTGCGCCATCTTTGGTGGCGTCTCTTTCATGGTGCAACGGGAATATAATTTCCCCGAATCGGTGGTCTACGGTGTGGGCTCCGGCATCAGCTGGGCGCTGGCGATCGTGCTGATGGCCGCCATCCGCGAGAAGATGAAATACTCTGATGTGCCACCCGGCTTGCGTGGACTGGGCATTACCTTTATCACCGCCGGACTGATGGCCCTGGGCTTTATGTCTTTTTCCGGTATTTCGCTGTAA
- the nqrF gene encoding NADH:ubiquinone reductase (Na(+)-transporting) subunit F: protein MQEVILGVVMFTLIVLALVVLILAAKSKLVSAGDVKISINDEPEKGITTEAGGKLLGALAANGIFISSACGGGGTCGQCRCKVLSGGGDVLPTEMNHLSKREAREGERLACQVTVRQDMAIELPEEIFGVKKWECTVVSNDNVATFIKELKLAIPEGEHVPFRAGGYIQIEAEPHHVHFRDFDVPAMYRADWDRFKLFDLESKVDEPIIRAYSMANYPEEKGIILLNVRIATPPFNQMTAPPGQMSSYIWSLKPGDKVTISGPFGEFFAKKTKAEMVFIGGGAGMAPMRSHIFDQLKRLDSDRKISFWYGARSVREMFYVDDFNQLAATHPNFTWNVALSDPQPEDNWTGHTGFIHNVLYESYLRDHPAPEDCEFYMCGPPVMNAAVIKMLKDLGVEDDNILLDDFGG from the coding sequence ATGCAAGAAGTAATTCTGGGCGTGGTGATGTTCACGCTGATTGTACTGGCACTGGTAGTGCTGATCCTGGCGGCCAAATCCAAACTGGTCAGTGCCGGCGATGTCAAAATAAGTATCAACGACGAGCCGGAAAAAGGGATCACCACCGAAGCCGGCGGCAAACTGCTCGGCGCGCTGGCAGCCAATGGCATTTTCATTTCTTCCGCCTGTGGCGGCGGCGGCACCTGCGGTCAGTGCCGCTGTAAAGTGCTCTCCGGCGGTGGCGATGTGCTCCCGACTGAGATGAACCACCTGAGTAAACGCGAAGCCCGCGAAGGTGAGCGACTGGCCTGTCAGGTTACGGTGCGTCAGGATATGGCCATCGAATTACCGGAAGAGATTTTCGGCGTCAAGAAATGGGAATGTACGGTCGTGTCTAACGACAACGTTGCCACTTTTATCAAGGAACTGAAGCTGGCCATTCCGGAAGGGGAACATGTCCCGTTCCGTGCCGGTGGCTATATTCAGATTGAAGCGGAACCGCATCATGTCCATTTCCGTGACTTTGATGTCCCGGCGATGTACCGCGCTGACTGGGACCGTTTCAAGCTGTTCGATCTGGAATCGAAAGTCGATGAACCGATCATCCGGGCATACTCCATGGCGAACTACCCGGAAGAGAAAGGCATCATTCTGCTGAACGTGCGTATTGCCACGCCGCCGTTCAATCAGATGACCGCACCACCCGGTCAGATGTCGTCTTACATCTGGTCGCTGAAACCCGGTGATAAGGTGACGATCTCCGGACCATTCGGTGAGTTCTTCGCGAAGAAAACCAAAGCTGAAATGGTGTTTATCGGCGGTGGTGCCGGTATGGCGCCAATGCGTTCGCACATTTTCGACCAGCTGAAACGTCTGGATTCCGATCGCAAGATCAGTTTCTGGTATGGTGCACGTTCGGTGCGCGAGATGTTCTATGTTGATGATTTCAATCAGCTGGCCGCTACGCATCCTAACTTCACCTGGAATGTCGCATTGAGTGATCCACAACCGGAAGATAACTGGACCGGCCATACCGGTTTTATTCATAACGTGCTGTATGAAAGCTACCTGCGCGACCATCCGGCACCGGAAGATTGTGAATTCTACATGTGCGGCCCACCGGTGATGAATGCGGCAGTGATCAAGATGCTGAAAGATCTGGGCGTCGAAGATGACAATATTCTGCTGGATGATTTCGGCGGTTGA
- the nqrM gene encoding (Na+)-NQR maturation NqrM, producing MMIFFATFSLFLVVFLIMAVGYIIQRKRIHGSCGGLDAIGIEKECDCPEPCEARKARLIATIAEPGEKRDD from the coding sequence ATGATGATCTTCTTTGCCACCTTCTCACTGTTTCTGGTGGTGTTTCTGATTATGGCCGTTGGTTACATTATCCAGCGGAAACGGATCCACGGTTCATGCGGTGGGCTGGATGCGATCGGTATCGAAAAAGAGTGCGATTGCCCGGAACCGTGTGAAGCACGGAAAGCCCGCTTAATCGCAACGATCGCCGAGCCGGGCGAAAAGCGCGACGACTGA
- a CDS encoding class I SAM-dependent methyltransferase: MYPIQVIAEDPERTAQAAELATRLQQQMAESPFALVWGEQHLELRKLDEPKLGPVFVDFVEGAVAHRRKFGGGRGQSIAKAVGLKAGANPTVVDATAGLGRDAFVLASLGCQVTMLERHPVVAALLADGLQRAQQDSEIGGWMRERMSLRSGPALENLQQLGFTPDVVYLDPMFPHRQKSALVKKEMRVFQSLVGADLDADALLPAALAVAGKRVVVKRPDYAGYLNEMKPGMSIETKSNRFDVYVISR, from the coding sequence ATGTATCCCATTCAGGTTATTGCAGAAGATCCCGAACGCACTGCGCAGGCCGCTGAGCTGGCAACCCGTTTGCAGCAACAGATGGCGGAGTCACCGTTTGCACTGGTCTGGGGTGAGCAGCATCTTGAGCTGCGTAAGCTGGATGAACCGAAACTGGGCCCGGTGTTTGTCGATTTTGTGGAAGGGGCGGTGGCGCACCGGCGCAAATTCGGTGGCGGGCGCGGACAATCCATCGCCAAAGCGGTGGGTCTGAAGGCGGGCGCCAATCCGACGGTCGTCGATGCTACGGCAGGTCTGGGGCGGGATGCGTTTGTGCTGGCCTCGCTGGGGTGTCAGGTCACGATGCTGGAGCGTCATCCGGTGGTGGCGGCGTTGCTGGCGGATGGATTACAACGTGCGCAGCAGGACAGTGAAATTGGTGGCTGGATGCGTGAACGCATGTCACTGCGTTCCGGTCCGGCATTAGAAAACCTGCAGCAACTGGGGTTTACCCCGGATGTTGTCTATCTCGATCCGATGTTTCCGCACCGGCAGAAATCAGCATTAGTCAAAAAAGAGATGCGGGTGTTTCAGTCGCTGGTGGGGGCAGATCTGGATGCCGATGCACTGTTACCGGCGGCGTTAGCGGTGGCGGGGAAACGGGTGGTGGTCAAGCGTCCGGATTATGCCGGTTATCTCAACGAGATGAAGCCCGGCATGAGTATTGAGACGAAAAGTAACCGCTTTGATGTGTATGTCATCAGCCGCTGA
- the prlC gene encoding oligopeptidase A: MSNPLLSMDGLPPFSKIKPEHVQPAVQQAIGEAKQRIADVLRSSDNLTWDSLIAPLEESDDRLSRIWSPVSHMNSVVNNDELRAAYETCLPLLSEYQTFVGQNAGLYSAYQQLAESNDFRRLSQAQQQQVNNTLRDFRLSGIALPAEQQQRYGQIVSRLSELASQFNNQVMDATQAWIKQITDEAELAGLPDSAKAAARQQAQSRELEGWVFTLDIPSYLPLMMYADSRALREEAYTAFTTRASDQGPDAGKWDNSPLIEEILALRHELAQLLGFANYAERSLATKMAHSTEQVIDFLSDLAARSRPHAQRELQELQAFAQKEHGIETLAAWDIAYYSEKLKQHLYAISNEMLRPYFPEHKVIQGLFEVVKRLFGMRIKPHLAVETWHPDVRFYDIVDADGELRGSFYLDLYARAKKRGGAWMDDCMGRRYRRDGQLQHPVAYLTCNFNGPVEGKPALFTHDEVVTLFHEFGHGLHHMLTQIDVAGVAGINGVPWDAVELPSQFLENWCWEPEALAVISGHYETGEPLPKSELDKLLAAKNFQSAMQMVRQLEFALFDFRLHREYDPQQGGRVQQILDEVRQQVAVMMPPAFNRFQHSFSHIFGGGYAAGYYSYKWAEVLSADAFSRFEEEGIFNPQTGRDFLQYILEKGGSEEPMTLFKAFRGREPKIDALLRHCGIQ; the protein is encoded by the coding sequence ATGAGCAACCCGCTGTTATCTATGGATGGCTTGCCGCCGTTCAGCAAAATCAAACCAGAGCATGTACAGCCTGCTGTACAGCAGGCTATTGGTGAAGCCAAACAGCGTATCGCTGACGTATTGCGCTCATCTGACAATCTTACCTGGGATAGCCTGATTGCTCCGCTGGAAGAGAGCGATGATCGCCTGTCGCGGATCTGGTCGCCGGTCAGTCACATGAATTCCGTCGTGAATAATGATGAATTGCGCGCGGCATATGAAACGTGTCTGCCGCTGTTGTCTGAATATCAGACTTTTGTTGGTCAGAATGCAGGGCTGTATTCTGCTTATCAGCAGCTGGCGGAGAGCAATGACTTCCGCCGTCTGAGTCAGGCACAGCAGCAGCAGGTTAATAACACCCTGCGGGATTTCCGTTTGTCCGGTATCGCGCTCCCTGCGGAACAGCAGCAACGTTACGGCCAGATTGTCAGCCGTTTATCGGAACTGGCTTCGCAATTTAACAACCAGGTGATGGATGCCACACAAGCCTGGATCAAGCAGATCACCGATGAAGCCGAGTTGGCGGGTTTACCTGACTCGGCGAAAGCCGCCGCCAGACAGCAGGCGCAAAGCCGTGAGCTGGAAGGCTGGGTGTTTACACTGGATATTCCGTCTTACCTGCCGCTGATGATGTATGCCGATAGCCGGGCCTTGCGTGAAGAAGCCTATACCGCGTTCACGACCCGCGCGTCGGATCAGGGGCCGGATGCCGGCAAGTGGGATAACTCGCCACTGATTGAAGAAATTCTGGCCTTACGCCACGAACTGGCACAGTTGCTGGGTTTTGCGAATTATGCCGAACGTTCTCTGGCCACCAAGATGGCGCACTCCACCGAACAAGTGATTGATTTTCTGTCCGATCTGGCTGCGCGCTCCCGTCCGCATGCGCAGCGCGAATTGCAGGAGCTGCAGGCTTTCGCCCAGAAAGAACATGGTATTGAAACGCTGGCGGCCTGGGATATCGCGTATTACAGCGAAAAACTGAAACAGCATCTGTATGCCATTTCCAATGAAATGCTGCGTCCTTATTTCCCGGAACATAAAGTGATTCAGGGATTATTCGAGGTGGTGAAGCGCCTGTTCGGTATGCGTATTAAGCCGCATCTGGCCGTTGAAACCTGGCATCCGGACGTGCGTTTCTATGACATTGTCGACGCGGATGGCGAACTGCGCGGCAGCTTCTATCTCGATCTGTATGCCCGCGCCAAGAAACGCGGTGGTGCCTGGATGGACGACTGCATGGGACGCCGTTATCGCCGGGACGGACAGCTGCAACATCCGGTTGCCTATCTGACCTGTAATTTTAACGGTCCGGTGGAGGGCAAACCGGCCCTGTTTACCCATGATGAAGTGGTGACCTTATTCCATGAATTCGGTCATGGCTTGCATCATATGCTGACACAAATCGATGTGGCCGGGGTTGCCGGTATCAACGGGGTGCCGTGGGATGCGGTCGAGCTGCCAAGCCAGTTCCTGGAAAACTGGTGCTGGGAACCGGAAGCGCTGGCGGTGATCTCCGGTCACTATGAAACCGGCGAACCCTTACCGAAAAGCGAGCTGGATAAACTGCTGGCAGCGAAGAATTTCCAGTCTGCCATGCAGATGGTGCGTCAGCTGGAGTTTGCGCTGTTTGATTTCCGTCTGCACCGTGAATACGACCCGCAGCAGGGCGGCCGCGTACAGCAGATCCTGGATGAGGTCCGTCAGCAGGTTGCAGTGATGATGCCACCGGCGTTTAACCGCTTCCAGCACAGCTTCTCGCATATCTTTGGCGGCGGTTATGCGGCAGGCTATTACAGCTATAAATGGGCTGAAGTGTTATCGGCGGATGCGTTCTCCCGGTTTGAAGAAGAAGGGATCTTTAACCCGCAGACCGGGCGTGACTTCCTGCAATATATTCTGGAAAAAGGCGGCTCAGAAGAGCCAATGACGTTATTCAAGGCCTTCCGGGGCAGAGAGCCGAAGATTGATGCTCTGCTGCGTCATTGCGGTATTCAATAA
- a CDS encoding aminopeptidase P family protein produces MSTQPSVAERLDTLRRSMQKFDIQAFIVPHEDEHLGEYTSPADERLAWLTGFTGSAGVAVILNDKAALFVDGRYTVQARQQVAEEQFVFLHLNQDPVTDWLTQQLPAGSRVGVDARLHSLEWYRKTEQTLAAAQISLLSLAENPIDLHWQERPAPSSAPARLFAETIAGESSPSKRQRIATQLRASSADALLLTQNESINWLLNIRGSDIPALPVVNAFAILYSNAALDLFIEPSRLDCQFSTHVGNDVSVYPADKLNDVLQRLGEDALRVWLDSASTNAASALQLQQYGAQLLEQPDPCLLAKARKNATEIAGMQEAHRKDAIAMCHFLAWLDQAVTDGLQSNEALLAEKLESYRLQQPGYLEPSFATISALGPNAALPHYNFRNTTPRLFGQDAIYLVDSGGQYDEGTTDITRTIQVGTVSDEIRRLFTLVMKGHIALSRTQFPKGTCGMQLDVLARLPLWQAGFNYDHGTGHGVGHVLSVHEGPQRISPKGSMTALEPGMVISNEPGYYREGSFGMRCENLVVVEPVEQSGEIERYAFRNLTLVPFDKRLLLTDLLSDEEKQWWNDYHSEVFLTMAPSLQGKELLWLEQATAAI; encoded by the coding sequence ATGTCTACTCAACCTTCAGTTGCAGAACGCCTGGATACCCTCCGCCGTTCAATGCAAAAATTTGATATACAGGCATTTATTGTTCCTCATGAGGATGAACACCTCGGAGAATACACGTCACCGGCCGATGAACGACTGGCGTGGTTAACCGGCTTTACCGGCTCTGCCGGTGTCGCGGTGATCCTGAATGATAAAGCAGCCTTGTTTGTTGACGGACGCTATACCGTACAGGCCCGGCAACAGGTCGCGGAAGAGCAGTTTGTTTTTCTGCACCTGAACCAGGATCCGGTCACTGACTGGTTAACCCAACAGTTACCCGCCGGCAGCCGGGTTGGCGTTGACGCCCGTCTGCACAGCCTGGAATGGTACCGGAAGACCGAGCAGACGCTGGCTGCCGCGCAGATCAGCCTGCTTTCGCTGGCAGAAAACCCGATCGACCTGCACTGGCAGGAACGTCCGGCACCCTCTTCGGCACCGGCTCGCTTGTTTGCCGAAACGATTGCCGGTGAAAGCAGTCCGTCAAAACGTCAGCGCATTGCGACACAGTTGCGGGCCAGCTCAGCCGATGCGTTGCTGTTAACACAAAATGAATCCATTAACTGGCTGCTGAACATTCGCGGCAGCGATATTCCGGCACTGCCGGTAGTCAATGCGTTTGCCATTTTATACAGCAATGCCGCGCTGGATCTGTTTATCGAACCAAGCCGGCTGGACTGCCAGTTCAGCACTCATGTCGGCAATGACGTTTCCGTCTATCCGGCAGACAAACTGAACGATGTCTTGCAACGCCTGGGAGAAGATGCGCTCAGAGTCTGGCTCGACAGCGCCAGTACCAATGCCGCCAGTGCACTGCAACTGCAGCAGTATGGAGCGCAGCTGCTGGAGCAGCCTGATCCCTGTCTGCTGGCGAAAGCCCGCAAGAATGCCACCGAAATCGCCGGTATGCAGGAAGCTCACCGTAAAGATGCCATTGCCATGTGCCACTTTCTGGCCTGGCTGGATCAGGCAGTAACGGACGGATTACAAAGCAACGAAGCGCTGCTGGCCGAAAAACTGGAAAGTTACCGGTTGCAGCAACCCGGTTATCTGGAGCCAAGCTTCGCGACCATTTCCGCCCTGGGTCCGAATGCGGCGTTACCGCACTATAATTTCCGGAATACCACCCCCCGCCTTTTCGGACAGGATGCGATCTATCTGGTCGATTCCGGTGGTCAGTACGATGAAGGTACTACCGATATTACCCGGACCATTCAGGTGGGTACGGTCAGTGATGAGATCCGCCGGCTGTTTACGCTGGTCATGAAGGGTCATATCGCGCTGAGCCGGACGCAATTCCCGAAAGGCACCTGTGGTATGCAGCTGGATGTGCTGGCACGTTTACCCTTATGGCAGGCCGGTTTTAACTACGACCACGGGACCGGACACGGCGTAGGCCACGTGCTGAGTGTGCATGAAGGTCCGCAGCGGATATCCCCGAAAGGCAGCATGACCGCGCTGGAACCCGGCATGGTGATCTCGAATGAACCGGGTTATTACCGCGAAGGTTCATTTGGGATGCGCTGCGAGAATCTGGTGGTGGTTGAACCGGTTGAACAATCCGGTGAAATTGAACGGTATGCCTTCCGGAATCTGACGCTGGTGCCGTTCGATAAGCGCCTGTTGCTGACCGACTTGCTGAGTGATGAGGAAAAGCAGTGGTGGAATGATTATCACAGCGAAGTGTTCCTGACGATGGCGCCATCCCTGCAAGGGAAAGAACTGCTGTGGCTGGAACAAGCCACAGCAGCAATCTGA
- the pssA gene encoding CDP-diacylglycerol--serine O-phosphatidyltransferase, producing MLYSAYFRRQLEKLPLLPVDSDAMQILHQASQFKQRILELIARAERRIYLVALYLQDDEAGREIMQALYTAKQARPQLDIKVFVDFHRAQRGLIGKGAQSGNHLMYQEFATRYPSCDIPFYGVPVKRREWLGVLHLKGFLFDNTLLYSGASLNNVYLQQQERYRFDRYHQFQNADLAESFARFILRHFVNDTAVPRLDKPTIPGIKQIKAEQRRFRRRLQAGRYEFEESVIGPRQFGVTPLVGLGKRGNRLNRTIRDLVRSAEREIFICTPYFNPPRSLARDIDGLLHRKVKVTIVVGDKTANDFYIPPCDPFKTVGGLPYLYEINLRRFASRYQQFIDNGQLNIMLWQHEQHSYHLKGIFVDEQLSLITGSNLNPRAWSLDLENGMLLRDPHRLLCDRFFAEKENILQHTRRLTHFSELEQLPDYPDAVKRLLTRIQRFKAHILLKQIL from the coding sequence ATGCTGTATTCAGCCTATTTTCGCCGCCAACTGGAAAAATTGCCGCTGTTACCAGTCGACAGTGACGCCATGCAGATCCTGCATCAGGCCAGTCAGTTCAAACAGCGTATTCTTGAGCTGATCGCCCGTGCGGAACGCCGGATTTATCTGGTGGCACTGTATTTACAGGACGATGAAGCCGGTCGCGAAATCATGCAGGCTCTGTATACCGCCAAACAAGCCCGCCCTCAGCTGGATATCAAGGTGTTTGTCGACTTCCACCGGGCACAGCGCGGCCTGATCGGTAAAGGTGCACAATCCGGCAACCATCTGATGTATCAGGAATTTGCCACCCGTTATCCGAGCTGTGATATTCCGTTTTACGGTGTCCCGGTCAAACGCCGCGAATGGCTGGGCGTGCTGCATCTGAAAGGCTTTCTGTTTGACAACACATTACTCTATTCCGGCGCCAGCCTGAACAATGTGTACCTGCAGCAGCAGGAACGTTACCGTTTTGACCGTTACCATCAGTTCCAGAATGCGGATCTGGCGGAAAGTTTTGCCCGTTTTATTCTGCGTCACTTCGTCAATGACACTGCGGTTCCGCGGCTGGATAAACCAACCATCCCCGGCATCAAACAGATCAAAGCGGAGCAGCGCCGTTTCCGTCGTCGTTTGCAGGCCGGACGTTATGAGTTCGAAGAGAGCGTGATCGGTCCGCGCCAGTTTGGTGTCACCCCACTGGTCGGTTTAGGTAAACGCGGCAACCGCCTGAACCGTACTATCCGCGATCTGGTGCGCAGTGCGGAGCGGGAAATCTTCATCTGCACGCCGTATTTCAATCCGCCGCGTTCGCTGGCGCGCGATATCGATGGTCTGCTGCACCGCAAAGTCAAAGTCACCATCGTTGTCGGGGATAAAACGGCCAATGATTTCTATATTCCACCCTGTGATCCATTCAAGACCGTGGGCGGATTACCTTATCTGTATGAGATCAATCTGCGCCGCTTCGCCAGCCGCTACCAGCAATTCATTGATAACGGGCAGCTGAATATCATGCTGTGGCAGCATGAACAGCACTCTTATCATCTGAAGGGCATTTTTGTCGATGAGCAGCTGAGCCTGATCACCGGCAGCAACCTGAATCCGCGTGCCTGGTCGCTGGATCTGGAAAATGGCATGTTATTGCGGGATCCGCATCGTCTGCTGTGTGACCGCTTTTTTGCCGAGAAAGAAAATATTCTGCAGCATACCCGCCGGCTGACGCATTTCAGCGAGCTGGAGCAACTGCCGGACTATCCGGATGCGGTGAAACGTCTGCTGACCCGGATCCAGCGTTTCAAAGCACATATCCTGCTGAAGCAAATCCTGTAA